Below is a genomic region from Rhodohalobacter sp. 614A.
CTATAAATGAGGAATACTTGTTCTCGTCCAAATCAGGTGGTAGAGACAACAATGTCGTCTTCATTTCAAAATTGATGATTGGCTTTGTGGTACCCGTAAGCGATACTGTGTTATTGAGATAAGGCACATGCACGTCCACAAAGTATAAATAAGAATAGGAGAGCTATCTTCCGGATAAACAAAACTGGAGCTTACCCTTCATTTTCAGATCATTAGATTACGGTTATATAAAAAGTATCACATCAGATTAGACCCATCTATAAAAAAAGCCTCTCTGAAATATTTTCAAAGAGGCTTTATCAGTTTAACTATTTGTAATAGCTGGTAAATCAGTTTACATCCCACCATAAATGTCTGGAAGGAGTATCAGCTCCATTTGCAGAAATAGCCGCCTCATAATTTTCGGTGTTTATCTCCTCTTCTGAACTGGGATACATATGACGAACAGGTATTTCATTATCTGGACTAAGAGCACGATCATGTGGTTCTAATTCCGGATAATCCAATCGTCTCCATTCTGCCCAAGCTTGGTATCCATTAGGGTAGAATGCAACCCATTTTTGATTACCAATTTTTTCTTTCCAATCTGCAGAACTGTATGCAACTTCAGGTTGTGAAATAAAGGCAGTGAAATTAGTTTCATTGTAAACTTCCCACTGCATCCACGACGCTTCGATAGCCGCGTTGTAATATTCTTCAGCACTACCGGATATCCATCCTCGTTCTACAGCTTCAGCTTTTGCAAAATTTAATTCCGCAAGAGTGATAATCGGCAAAGGAGCATTTTGTATCCCAACTCCAGGACCACCTGCTCCGATTGCTGAACCGGGAAAGGAAATGGATGAGTTTAAGATATCTCCTGGGTTCGGCGAATCATAGTCCATACCAATAATTTCATCGAATGTTACCTGACCGTCATTATTGCTTGCAACTGGTGCCGGATTCGCATATTTCAAAACACGATAATCATCCAAATTCAGCATGTAGTTAGCTAAAACATCTGAAATGGCATAATCAGTACGAGTTCTGAAACGACCATACCAAGGATTTTCGTTATCAGCATCAGCAAGATATGGATACATAACATCTTCGGTGATTAATCCATCATTCACTGCGTCGGTAAATTCCTGAGCAGCAACATCCGGGTTCACATCAGCCATTCTCAGGGCGATTCTAGCGCGTAAGCTGTTAGCAAACAGTGCCCATGAAGTCATTTCTCCATCAAAAACAATATCACCAGTTGGCCCAGGACCGCTATCCATCTGGCTCACTGCTTCATTTAATTCTTTCAGAAGATCCATATAAATAGATTCTTGGGAATCATATGAGGGAGAAAAATTTTCTCTACCCTGTAACGCCTCAGAATAGGGAATGGCTCCCCATCTGTCTGTCATCATATGATAAAAGTATACCTGTAAAATGCGGGCCGCAGCAATTTGATTGGCATTACTGCCTGCTGCTGCTGCTTCCTGCATTGTGTCTTCATTTGAATTTTCTTCAATGATGGTTTGCAGGTCTTTAAGAGGACCATAGTACCAGGAGTTAAAATCAAAGGTAGCAGATGAATATCGGGAATCATCCTCGTATTGAGTTTCTGCCATCAGTTGAGTCCAGATCACCCCGGTTGTTGCTCCAACCACATCACTAATCTCACGTTCAGCATTGGTGAGCAATAAATCTGTCCTGACTTCTGAAGGGTTGTTAGAATCCACATTAAGGTTTCCGAAATCGTCGCATCCCATTACCAGGCCAAATACAGCCAGCATGAGTGCTGCTTTTTTTAGTAAAGTCATAACTTTATTTCTTTTAAATTTCATAAGTATGCCAAATTGTTTTAGAAACCGACATTAACATTAAAACCTATCGACCGTGTGGCTGGCAGGCCTCCTCCAGTCCACCATCCGAATCCATTCCCATTGTTCTGAACAATAGACGGGTCATAGCCATCTTCACTTGCATAAAGCATAAGTGCATTCTGAATATCCAAAGCGATGCTGGCATTTATAATCGGAAGTGATTCAAGAACCTGCGAAGGAATATTATAGGTCAATTTCACCTCTCGAAGCTTTATAAAGCTCGCGTCCTTAAGCCACACTTCCTTATTCTGATACTGTTCGTAGAAGAAGTCAGAGGCGTTTCTCAAATAAGCAACGTCATTTCCGTTTTCATCTACACCTTCCGTCAAAGCACCTCCTGAGTTAGATGCTGCTTCATTTAGAGGAACAGAAGTAACCTGTTCTCCACTTGAATTCAACACAGGATCACGTACAGGATTTCCAAGTGTATTGTCTCCCACAGTACCTTGAGCTAAACCTGTTGATGTGGCCCACATCTGGTCTGCGGAATAAAATTTCCCGCCTTTCTGGAATTCAACAAATGTATTGAGAGAGAAGTTTTTATAGGTTACTCCTAAATTAAATCCACCTGTCCAGTCCGGAAGGATGTTGCCAATATCTTTATTAGATTCGAGAGCATAGGATCCGTCTTCATTCACAATTCGCTTTCCGGTTCCCTCATGAATGGAATATCCGCCATAGCCACCTGTGGTAACAACATTCCCCCACTCTTCATCTTCTGTAGCATATAATGCGGCACCAAAAGACGCGCTCTCTAATATTCGGGTTGTAATTCCCTCAGCCAATTCATTCACTTCAGAATAACTTGATGCCCAGTTCAGGTCCAGCTCTACAACAAAATCCTGTGTTTGAACAGCTGTAGCGCCAAGAGCTACTTCCAATCCGGTAGTAGTAAATTTGCCTGCATTAACTATAGACTCATTAAATCCACTTGATCCGGGTACTGTTAACTCAAGAATTTCGTTCTTTCGAACAGAGTTATAGTAATTAACATCTGTTCTCAGACGTCCTCCTAAAAACCTCAAATCAATCCCAAATTCATAGTCTGAAGAAACAGAAGGTTCAATATTAGGATTATTCAAAGTGTTCGGAATAGATTGAGTCGGCTGACTGCCGTAAGGAGTCGAAGAGTCGTATGTTGTAAACACCTGATATGGATTCAGATCATTTCCAACCTGAGCAATAGAAGCACGTAATTTACCAAAGGTTAGAATATTTTGATTTCTGAAGACATCAAATTCAGTAAACACCAAACTTCCAGACAAACCGTAATAAAGGTTTGAATTATCATCTGCGGGTAATGCTGAAGACCAGTCGTTCCGCAAAGATCCATCAATGTAAATTAAATCTCTGAAACCAAATGTAGCAGTTCCGAAGAGACTATTCACCTGCTTCTCTTCATTATAGTTTGATACATCTGGTCGGTTTACAGACGCATCAATATTGAAGAAGTTTGGAGTTGAGAGCCCTCCAACAGTTTGCTGAATCAGCGCACTGTATTTCTCAGTACGAATATTACCTCCCAGATACCCGCTCAATGAAATATCACCGAAGTCTTCTTCATAGCGTGCACCGGCCTCGTAATTTATTTCTCGCCGCGAACGTTGAGCTACGTAGTACCAATCCTCTTCCAGCCCTCCGGTTGCAATACGGTCTTCTGCGGTAAAGCTATATGTATCGAGATGCAATTTACCAGTCACCTCTATGTTGGAGCTGACATTATAGCTCATAGAATAATTCCCATATATGCGATCCCGATCATCATTCGAAACGTTTTCATTTGCTGCAAAAAACGGACTATCCCAATAAAGAGGAGTCGGATCACTTGGCGAACGAATATTCCAGGTCATTGGCAGGCCTTCACTTGTTCGGTAATCCCGAAGCTTATCTATATCTAATTGGCGCTGGAACCACTGATTGAAAGATTGCACCCCATTTCCCTGGACAGCAGAATAACCAAGTGCCGGTCGGCCATCTGCACTCGTATTGACATAATTAAAGGAAATTCTTGAGGTGAATTTGTCGGAATGACTTAATGCTCCACTGAAATTAACACCATTTTTATCGAGCGTCGAATTCGGAAGCACACCACTTCGGTTTGTATTTAATAACCCTACACGATAAGAAGCATTGCTTGATCCCCCGGAAATTGAGAGGTTATTCGTCATTCTGACCCCTGTTTCAAAATAGTCTCGAACATTATCCGGATTGGCTTCTAG
It encodes:
- a CDS encoding SusD/RagB family nutrient-binding outer membrane lipoprotein, translated to MTLLKKAALMLAVFGLVMGCDDFGNLNVDSNNPSEVRTDLLLTNAEREISDVVGATTGVIWTQLMAETQYEDDSRYSSATFDFNSWYYGPLKDLQTIIEENSNEDTMQEAAAAGSNANQIAAARILQVYFYHMMTDRWGAIPYSEALQGRENFSPSYDSQESIYMDLLKELNEAVSQMDSGPGPTGDIVFDGEMTSWALFANSLRARIALRMADVNPDVAAQEFTDAVNDGLITEDVMYPYLADADNENPWYGRFRTRTDYAISDVLANYMLNLDDYRVLKYANPAPVASNNDGQVTFDEIIGMDYDSPNPGDILNSSISFPGSAIGAGGPGVGIQNAPLPIITLAELNFAKAEAVERGWISGSAEEYYNAAIEASWMQWEVYNETNFTAFISQPEVAYSSADWKEKIGNQKWVAFYPNGYQAWAEWRRLDYPELEPHDRALSPDNEIPVRHMYPSSEEEINTENYEAAISANGADTPSRHLWWDVN